A region of Vibrio chagasii DNA encodes the following proteins:
- a CDS encoding response regulator transcription factor, producing MKILLIEDDIHIARFLVNGFQQEGITVTHAIDGIDGVHEAVTEEYDVIILDIMLPKKDGFEVLAELRGQGYSTPVIILSAKHSVEERVQGLQSGADDYLVKPFAFPELLARCQTLVRRGKQPSPQALELHYGPLSLDLLKHTLQREQQTITINQREFMLMKLLLENPESVMSKTAILEHVWGHQFDPQTNVVDVLVCRLRSKVDKGFSKPLIHTLRGVGYVLKS from the coding sequence ATGAAAATACTGTTGATCGAAGATGACATTCATATCGCACGATTTTTAGTGAATGGTTTTCAGCAAGAAGGGATAACGGTGACTCACGCAATAGATGGTATTGATGGGGTGCACGAGGCCGTTACTGAAGAGTACGACGTGATCATTCTCGATATCATGTTGCCAAAGAAAGATGGATTTGAAGTGCTTGCTGAGCTAAGAGGGCAGGGCTACTCGACCCCCGTCATCATATTAAGTGCTAAGCATTCGGTAGAAGAACGCGTGCAAGGGTTGCAGTCGGGTGCGGACGATTACTTGGTGAAACCTTTTGCGTTTCCAGAGTTGCTCGCACGTTGCCAAACGTTGGTTCGTAGGGGAAAGCAGCCGTCACCTCAAGCCTTAGAGCTGCATTATGGTCCGCTTAGCTTAGATCTTCTGAAACACACACTACAAAGAGAGCAACAGACGATCACTATCAACCAGCGTGAGTTCATGTTGATGAAGTTACTGCTCGAAAACCCAGAATCTGTGATGTCGAAAACGGCGATTCTTGAGCATGTTTGGGGACATCAGTTTGATCCACAAACCAATGTGGTTGATGTGCTGGTGTGTCGACTGCGCAGCAAAGTCGACAAGGGCTTTTCTAAACCGTTGATTCACACACTTCGAGGGGTTGGTTATGTCCTCAAGTCGTAA
- a CDS encoding heme-binding protein has protein sequence MKMTKLTVIAATLGFLSLSHNAMAAETQTVSFTQISSEAAFKLAHEAVSQCKADGYKVSATVVGLSGNVIAQLRSDGAGIHTLDSSRKKAFTVASMKQPSGNLMKLIAEKPIMQPLQNMDDNLLFLAGGVPVQLNNAMIGAIGVGGAPGGHLDVACAEKAIKKFF, from the coding sequence ATGAAAATGACAAAACTAACTGTAATAGCAGCAACTCTTGGTTTCCTTAGCCTTTCTCACAACGCAATGGCGGCAGAAACACAAACGGTCTCTTTCACTCAAATTTCATCAGAAGCGGCATTCAAGCTTGCTCATGAAGCGGTTAGCCAATGCAAGGCTGATGGTTACAAGGTGTCGGCTACGGTCGTCGGTTTATCAGGGAATGTGATTGCACAACTTCGCTCAGATGGCGCTGGTATCCACACGCTTGATAGCTCACGCAAGAAAGCTTTTACGGTCGCTAGCATGAAGCAGCCATCAGGTAATCTGATGAAGCTCATTGCAGAGAAGCCAATCATGCAACCACTACAAAATATGGATGACAACTTGCTGTTCTTAGCTGGCGGTGTTCCGGTACAACTGAACAATGCCATGATTGGTGCGATTGGTGTAGGCGGTGCTCCAGGTGGACACTTAGATGTCGCATGTGCCGAAAAAGCGATTAAGAAATTCTTCTAG
- a CDS encoding DUF1007 family protein, whose translation MKQLFNLTKVLSCLSSRYLCRFSTQLRSVKHLTLWLAILTFAPNLQAHPHSWIEMKTHIEGENGMITGLSMEWSFDAMTSMYMLDGEDVSPDKEEETFKNLAASVIENMMYEHYFTYFYDGEEPIKYQVAEHAKFKRDKAKMVLTFDLPLSKPKPVTRDSLRMLIFDPSYFVDMSWIANEDVTLSPELARQCKLEIIEPNPTPEQMSYAMSLPADADPDNTLGQLFTQSVELHCAAVPGA comes from the coding sequence ATGAAACAGCTATTTAATCTAACCAAGGTGCTCAGCTGCCTCTCCTCACGATATCTATGTCGTTTCTCAACGCAATTACGCTCTGTTAAGCATTTAACACTTTGGTTAGCAATACTGACTTTTGCTCCGAACCTACAAGCACACCCCCACTCTTGGATCGAAATGAAAACTCATATTGAGGGTGAGAATGGCATGATTACCGGCCTCTCTATGGAGTGGTCTTTTGACGCCATGACCTCTATGTATATGCTGGATGGTGAAGACGTTTCTCCAGATAAAGAGGAAGAGACGTTCAAGAACCTTGCGGCCTCAGTGATCGAAAACATGATGTACGAACACTACTTCACCTATTTCTACGATGGCGAGGAGCCAATTAAATATCAGGTTGCTGAACATGCGAAGTTCAAGCGTGACAAAGCCAAAATGGTACTCACATTCGATCTACCTCTTTCAAAACCTAAGCCTGTAACACGTGACTCCTTACGTATGCTGATTTTTGACCCGAGCTACTTTGTCGATATGTCGTGGATCGCTAATGAAGACGTGACGTTGTCTCCAGAACTCGCAAGGCAATGTAAGTTAGAAATTATCGAGCCGAACCCAACGCCTGAGCAAATGAGTTATGCGATGTCGTTACCAGCCGATGCCGATCCAGACAACACGTTAGGCCAGCTATTCACTCAGTCGGTCGAGCTTCATTGTGCAGCGGTTCCTGGTGCTTAA
- a CDS encoding HAMP domain-containing histidine kinase, with the protein MSSSRNIEQALAKTQRHLLCRFMSTLLLCLLLVEMIVGAIFFFDLYQTEKKILTSMSTEYQRILTYDSSERLIHVLEANPHRLRENNIAAYKVEKGALSERTFIAGTSNLSPAQPLSHFQIDENRSWLESFIFSPYMSLSIQGDQYDFWLVLDNRSRDYIAYNQWLMTLYALLALVAVTAVFTRKIIHSAMSPLITFGDLLDKLKKGQLELPSHSIQEDAEPETQQGLNVISSSVHTAVAKLQHVTTTLNTTVDAIAHDIRTPLSRITLASQTALLNNVDEQAMKDALADCSEHAMQASNMLTALMKLNDELTGKRTPQKMSTQVSDVVSNVVSWYEDVAEDKQIELVVEGKRDLVVQSDPDKLTQVLVNLVDNAIKYTEPEGKVTVHIEKNALDKVEISVRDTGVGIEQKYLDLIFERLYRVDSSRSNVEGYGLGLSLALAMVENLEGSLTVESELGAGSTFTLTL; encoded by the coding sequence ATGTCCTCAAGTCGTAATATCGAGCAAGCGCTAGCTAAAACGCAGAGACATTTGTTATGTCGTTTTATGTCGACGTTACTACTTTGCTTGTTGCTGGTGGAAATGATCGTTGGGGCCATTTTCTTTTTCGACCTTTACCAAACTGAGAAGAAGATCCTTACGTCAATGTCGACGGAGTATCAACGTATTCTGACTTACGATTCTAGCGAACGTTTGATTCACGTTTTAGAGGCTAACCCCCATCGGTTACGTGAGAACAACATCGCCGCTTACAAGGTTGAAAAGGGTGCTTTATCTGAAAGAACGTTCATCGCGGGAACATCAAACCTATCTCCAGCACAGCCTTTATCTCACTTCCAAATTGATGAAAATCGTTCGTGGTTAGAAAGCTTTATCTTTAGTCCCTATATGTCTTTATCTATTCAAGGAGATCAATACGATTTCTGGTTGGTCTTGGACAACCGATCGAGAGATTATATCGCTTACAATCAATGGTTAATGACCTTGTATGCCTTGCTTGCACTTGTTGCGGTTACTGCGGTGTTTACTCGTAAAATTATTCACAGTGCGATGTCCCCATTGATTACTTTTGGTGATCTGCTCGATAAGCTTAAAAAAGGGCAGTTAGAGCTTCCAAGCCATAGCATTCAGGAAGATGCTGAACCTGAAACACAACAAGGTCTCAACGTTATCAGCTCTAGCGTTCACACCGCTGTTGCCAAGCTCCAGCATGTCACGACAACATTGAATACCACTGTCGATGCGATTGCCCATGATATTCGAACTCCTTTGTCACGTATTACCTTGGCGTCCCAAACTGCATTGCTGAATAATGTCGATGAGCAGGCTATGAAAGATGCATTGGCAGACTGTTCTGAGCATGCGATGCAGGCTAGCAATATGCTTACCGCATTGATGAAGCTTAACGACGAACTAACTGGCAAGCGCACTCCACAGAAGATGTCGACACAGGTGTCGGATGTGGTTAGTAATGTGGTGAGCTGGTATGAAGATGTCGCAGAAGATAAACAAATCGAGCTAGTGGTTGAAGGTAAGCGTGACCTTGTTGTTCAGTCCGACCCAGACAAGCTAACTCAAGTGTTGGTTAACCTTGTAGACAATGCCATTAAGTACACGGAACCAGAGGGGAAAGTGACGGTTCATATAGAGAAAAATGCTTTGGATAAGGTAGAGATTAGCGTTCGAGATACTGGTGTAGGCATAGAGCAGAAATATCTGGACCTGATTTTTGAACGCCTTTACCGAGTCGACAGCAGTCGAAGCAACGTTGAAGGGTATGGTCTCGGGTTATCTCTAGCACTTGCAATGGTTGAGAACTTGGAAGGAAGCTTAACGGTGGAGTCTGAATTAGGAGCAGGAAGTACCTTTACTCTTACACTGTGA